Proteins encoded within one genomic window of Gemmobacter sp.:
- the choX gene encoding choline ABC transporter substrate-binding protein: MTLRRLILATALGLTAAPALADCGKVVFSDVGWTDITATTAATTLVLQALGYETETKVLSVPVTYAGLAQGDIDVFLGNWMPTMEGDIAPYRDKGQVDTLRTNLEGAKYTLATNAAGAALGIADFKDIAAQKAALDGKIYGIEPGNDGNRLILDMIGTGPFGLYGFELVESSEAGMLAAVKRADDAGQPVVFLGWEPHPMNAAFKMTYLTGGDDYFGPNLGGAIVATNTRAGYVADCPNTGKLLENLSFALAMENEIMGAILNDGADPQVAAKTWLAANPAVWQGWLGGVTTKDGGDAVAAVAAALK; encoded by the coding sequence ATGACCCTGCGCCGCCTGATCCTTGCCACCGCCCTTGGGCTGACCGCCGCCCCTGCGCTTGCCGATTGCGGCAAGGTCGTGTTCTCGGATGTCGGCTGGACGGATATCACCGCCACCACCGCCGCCACCACGCTGGTGTTGCAGGCCCTGGGCTATGAGACCGAGACCAAGGTTCTGTCGGTGCCCGTGACCTATGCCGGTCTGGCGCAAGGCGATATCGACGTGTTCCTGGGCAACTGGATGCCGACGATGGAAGGCGACATTGCCCCCTACCGCGACAAGGGGCAGGTGGACACCCTGCGCACCAATCTGGAGGGGGCGAAGTATACGCTGGCCACCAATGCCGCCGGCGCCGCGCTGGGGATTGCCGATTTCAAGGACATTGCCGCGCAAAAGGCCGCGCTGGATGGCAAGATCTACGGGATCGAACCCGGCAACGATGGCAACCGCCTGATCCTGGACATGATCGGCACCGGCCCCTTCGGGCTGTACGGGTTCGAACTGGTCGAAAGCTCGGAAGCCGGGATGCTGGCGGCGGTGAAGCGCGCCGATGATGCAGGCCAGCCGGTGGTGTTCCTGGGGTGGGAACCGCACCCGATGAACGCGGCCTTCAAGATGACCTATCTGACCGGCGGGGATGACTATTTCGGCCCGAACCTGGGCGGCGCCATCGTGGCGACGAACACCCGCGCAGGTTATGTGGCAGACTGCCCGAACACCGGCAAGCTGCTGGAAAACCTGTCCTTCGCCCTGGCGATGGAGAATGAGATCATGGGTGCCATCCTGAACGATGGCGCCGATCCCCAGGTGGCGGCCAAGACCTGGCTGGCGGCCAATCCGGCGGTCTGGCAGGGCTGGCTGGGCGGTGTCACCACCAAGGATGGTGGCGATGCGGTGGCGGCCGTTGCCGCCGCGCTGAAGTGA
- a CDS encoding ExbD/TolR family protein: MGAGVIQKGGGGRRRGRRRGGAQPMAEINVTPFVDVMLVLLIIFMVAAPLMTVGVPLELPKTAAQSLPTEQEEPLTISLDGAGGLAIQSTPVADAELIPRLRAIMTERKSNKLFIRADAGVGYGRVAQVMGALQAAGYTSIGLVTDPDGPRFGASGG, from the coding sequence ATGGGGGCGGGTGTCATCCAGAAGGGCGGCGGCGGCCGCAGGCGGGGCCGGCGGCGCGGCGGCGCGCAGCCGATGGCGGAAATCAACGTCACGCCATTTGTGGACGTGATGCTGGTGTTGCTGATCATCTTCATGGTGGCGGCGCCGCTGATGACCGTGGGCGTCCCGCTGGAACTGCCCAAGACCGCCGCGCAATCGCTGCCGACCGAACAGGAAGAACCGCTGACCATCTCGCTGGATGGGGCGGGCGGGCTGGCGATCCAGTCCACCCCGGTGGCCGATGCGGAACTTATCCCGCGGCTGCGCGCCATCATGACCGAACGCAAGAGCAACAAGCTGTTCATCCGCGCCGATGCCGGCGTGGGCTATGGTCGCGTCGCCCAGGTGATGGGGGCGTTGCAGGCGGCAGGCTATACCAGCATCGGTCTGGTGACCGATCCCGATGGCCCGCGCTTTGGGGCCAGTGGCGGCTGA
- the tolB gene encoding Tol-Pal system beta propeller repeat protein TolB — protein sequence MTKTRIFHSLRFWAVALAVAVALPVLAPTAAQAQLKLRFTDGVIEPMPFALPQFVAEGGGQAAADISRLVVQDLANTGLFREIPASAHISRVASFDAPVQFEDWRAVNAQALITGAVSVQGSRLVVKFRLFDVFAGQQLGEGLQFVGTTQSWRRMAHKVADAVYARITGESGYFDTRIVFVSETGPKNQRAKRLAVADYDGANLQYLTDSRALVLAPRFSPTGDRILYTSYESGFPQIVLMDVASGSRRGLGQLPGEMTFAPRFAPDGRTVVFSSAQGGNTDLYRLDTASGQTSRLTSAPSIETAPSFSPDGSQITFESDRTGASQIYVMSASGGEPQRISQGRGRYGTPVWSPRGDLIAFTKQLDGRFHIGVMRTDGSEERLLTASFLDEGPTWAPNGRVIMFTRESAGPAGTPGMFSVDITGRNPPRMVQVQGGASDPAWSPLLP from the coding sequence ATGACCAAGACACGCATTTTCCATTCGCTGCGGTTCTGGGCCGTGGCACTGGCGGTGGCTGTGGCCTTGCCGGTGCTGGCCCCGACCGCTGCGCAGGCGCAGCTGAAGCTGCGCTTTACCGACGGGGTGATCGAGCCGATGCCCTTTGCCCTGCCGCAGTTCGTCGCCGAAGGTGGCGGGCAGGCGGCGGCCGATATCTCGCGGCTGGTGGTGCAGGATCTGGCCAACACGGGGCTGTTCCGGGAAATCCCCGCCTCGGCCCATATCTCGCGCGTGGCCAGCTTTGACGCGCCGGTGCAGTTCGAGGATTGGCGCGCCGTCAACGCGCAGGCGCTGATCACCGGGGCTGTCAGCGTGCAGGGCAGCCGTCTGGTGGTGAAGTTCCGCCTGTTCGACGTGTTCGCCGGCCAGCAACTGGGCGAGGGGCTGCAATTCGTCGGCACCACGCAAAGCTGGCGCCGCATGGCCCACAAGGTGGCCGATGCCGTCTATGCCCGGATCACCGGGGAATCGGGCTATTTCGATACCCGCATCGTGTTCGTGTCGGAAACCGGGCCGAAGAACCAGCGCGCCAAGCGGCTGGCAGTGGCGGATTACGATGGCGCCAACCTGCAATACCTGACCGACAGCCGCGCCCTGGTGCTGGCACCGCGGTTTTCGCCCACCGGCGACCGCATCCTTTATACCTCGTATGAAAGCGGCTTTCCGCAGATCGTGCTGATGGATGTGGCCAGCGGGTCGCGCCGTGGGCTGGGCCAGCTGCCGGGGGAAATGACCTTTGCCCCGCGCTTTGCCCCCGATGGGCGCACGGTGGTGTTTTCCTCGGCCCAGGGGGGCAACACCGACCTGTATCGGCTGGACACCGCCAGCGGCCAGACCAGCCGCCTGACCTCGGCCCCGTCGATCGAAACGGCGCCGTCGTTCAGCCCGGATGGCAGCCAGATCACCTTTGAATCCGACCGCACCGGGGCGTCGCAGATTTACGTCATGTCCGCCTCGGGCGGCGAGCCGCAGCGCATCAGCCAGGGGCGTGGCCGCTATGGCACGCCCGTCTGGTCGCCGCGCGGCGATCTGATCGCCTTTACCAAGCAGCTGGACGGCCGGTTCCACATTGGCGTGATGCGCACCGACGGGTCGGAAGAACGCCTGCTGACCGCCAGCTTCCTGGACGAAGGCCCGACCTGGGCGCCGAACGGCCGTGTCATCATGTTCACCCGCGAAAGCGCGGGGCCTGCGGGCACGCCCGGCATGTTCAGCGTGGACATCACCGGCCGCAACCCGCCGCGCATGGTGCAGGTGCAGGGCGGCGCGTCCGACCCGGCCTGGTCGCCCCTGCTGCCGTAA
- the betI gene encoding choline-responsive transcriptional repressor BetI, with protein MPRPCVEPIRKAALVEAVISEIGLAGSLDVTVSQIARRAGMSAALAHHYFGSKEDMFLAAMRHVLTVYGAEVRGALAAADGAEARLTAILRASFGPANFRREVVAAWLTFWIMAQTVPQARRLLTIYESRLRSNLTACLRPLAGAEAPRLAEAAGAMIDGVYLRQALARTPPDGKASVALIRAMLTAELAVIRGQSVTG; from the coding sequence ATGCCCAGACCCTGCGTGGAACCTATACGAAAGGCCGCGCTGGTTGAAGCCGTGATCTCGGAGATCGGGCTGGCAGGTTCGCTTGACGTCACGGTAAGCCAGATCGCGCGGCGCGCCGGCATGTCGGCGGCGCTGGCGCATCATTATTTCGGATCCAAGGAAGACATGTTCCTGGCCGCCATGCGCCACGTGCTGACCGTTTACGGCGCCGAGGTGCGCGGCGCGCTGGCCGCTGCCGATGGGGCCGAAGCACGGCTGACCGCCATCCTGCGGGCGTCCTTCGGACCCGCCAATTTCCGGCGCGAGGTGGTGGCGGCCTGGCTGACCTTCTGGATCATGGCGCAGACCGTGCCACAGGCGCGGCGATTGCTGACGATCTATGAAAGCCGGCTGCGATCGAACCTGACCGCCTGCCTGCGCCCGCTGGCCGGGGCCGAGGCGCCCCGCCTGGCCGAAGCGGCCGGGGCGATGATCGACGGGGTCTATCTGCGCCAGGCACTGGCCCGCACGCCGCCCGACGGCAAGGCATCGGTCGCGCTGATCCGCGCCATGCTGACGGCAGAGCTGGCGGTGATCCGGGGGCAGTCCGTTACCGGCTGA
- the tolQ gene encoding protein TolQ: METEALAMAQEIDFSLLALFARATLTVKLVMILLIVMSFWSWAIIVQKHLLFRKARAEAAQFDAAFWSGEPLDELYEAIGAEPRGASEKVFAAGMTEWRRSHRQDGALIAGAQARIDRAMDVAIARETEALNKSLPFLATTGSTAPFIGLFGTVWGIKYAFEEIAIAQSTNLAVVAPGIAEALLATGLGLMAAIPAVVFYNKLSADSDRIVGNYEAFADEFATILSRQLDTAA, translated from the coding sequence ATGGAAACCGAAGCCCTTGCCATGGCGCAGGAGATTGACTTCTCCTTGCTGGCACTTTTTGCCCGTGCCACGCTGACCGTGAAGCTGGTGATGATCCTGCTGATCGTGATGTCGTTCTGGTCCTGGGCGATCATCGTGCAAAAGCACCTGCTGTTCCGCAAGGCGCGGGCCGAGGCGGCGCAGTTCGATGCCGCCTTCTGGTCGGGCGAGCCGCTGGACGAGCTGTATGAGGCGATCGGGGCCGAGCCGCGCGGGGCATCGGAAAAGGTGTTCGCCGCCGGCATGACCGAATGGCGCCGCAGCCACCGGCAGGATGGCGCGCTGATCGCCGGTGCCCAGGCGCGTATCGACCGCGCCATGGACGTGGCCATCGCCCGCGAAACCGAGGCGCTGAACAAGTCGCTGCCGTTTCTGGCGACCACCGGGTCCACCGCGCCGTTCATCGGCCTGTTCGGCACGGTCTGGGGCATCAAATACGCCTTCGAGGAAATCGCGATTGCCCAAAGCACCAACCTGGCCGTTGTTGCCCCGGGCATTGCCGAGGCGTTGCTGGCCACCGGCCTTGGCCTGATGGCCGCGATCCCGGCCGTGGTGTTCTACAACAAGCTGTCGGCCGACAGCGACCGCATCGTCGGCAACTATGAAGCGTTTGCCGACGAATTCGCGACCATCCTGTCGCGTCAGCTGGATACGGCGGCGTAG
- a CDS encoding cell envelope biogenesis protein TolA encodes MDKRTGMIISGAGHGALILWIAVGGLFVPRDRPQEVTVTQVALVSSEEYAAIEAAAPAPSEEPAETPDPAPAQSPVPAPRPEPEPAPEAEAEPEPEVVPEPEPEPEVVEPAPEPQPVPQPVPQPQPATVPQPVPQPSPQPVAEPLPNTLEESPRPRQRPVQRVAAEATPAPPPEAEESPVREEAVEEAPAETPVQPAPPKKAAAPEEATTRTVTEATETAETDAAPRPAAPAASVRPKSRPKAAEAEPTRTAAAAKPAETPKPATPKPAAPQEDAVAAAAAAAAAAASQAASSTTGTGGAGRAASGPPLSSGEIDTLHRAISACWNVGSASTDTLRSVVTVKALMKPDGAVESVDLVSAEGPSDAAKRGAYDIARRTIMRCAKNGALPADKYDQWREITMEFDYNAMRLR; translated from the coding sequence ATGGACAAACGCACGGGCATGATCATTTCAGGGGCCGGGCACGGGGCCCTGATCCTGTGGATCGCCGTTGGCGGCCTGTTCGTTCCGCGTGACCGGCCCCAGGAGGTGACGGTCACGCAGGTTGCGCTGGTGTCGTCCGAGGAATACGCAGCGATCGAGGCGGCGGCGCCGGCACCGTCCGAGGAACCTGCGGAAACGCCGGACCCTGCGCCGGCGCAATCGCCCGTTCCCGCGCCGCGCCCCGAACCGGAACCCGCCCCCGAAGCCGAGGCAGAGCCGGAACCCGAAGTGGTGCCGGAACCCGAGCCCGAGCCCGAGGTGGTGGAACCCGCCCCGGAACCCCAGCCGGTGCCCCAGCCCGTTCCGCAGCCGCAGCCGGCGACCGTTCCGCAGCCGGTTCCGCAACCCTCGCCCCAGCCGGTGGCAGAGCCGCTGCCGAACACGCTGGAGGAAAGCCCGCGCCCGCGTCAGCGCCCGGTGCAACGCGTGGCCGCCGAGGCGACGCCCGCCCCGCCGCCCGAGGCCGAGGAATCGCCGGTGCGCGAGGAAGCGGTGGAGGAGGCCCCGGCCGAAACCCCCGTCCAGCCTGCGCCGCCGAAAAAGGCCGCCGCCCCCGAAGAAGCGACGACCCGCACGGTGACCGAGGCGACCGAGACGGCGGAAACCGACGCGGCCCCGCGCCCGGCGGCGCCTGCGGCATCGGTGCGGCCGAAATCGCGGCCCAAGGCGGCCGAGGCCGAACCGACGCGCACGGCCGCTGCGGCAAAGCCTGCGGAAACGCCCAAGCCCGCCACGCCGAAACCCGCCGCCCCGCAAGAGGATGCCGTGGCAGCCGCCGCTGCGGCGGCCGCGGCCGCCGCCTCGCAGGCCGCGTCCAGCACCACCGGAACCGGCGGGGCAGGGCGCGCGGCATCGGGCCCGCCGCTGTCCTCGGGCGAGATCGACACGCTGCACCGCGCGATCAGCGCCTGCTGGAACGTCGGCTCGGCCTCTACCGATACGCTGCGGTCGGTCGTCACGGTCAAGGCGCTGATGAAGCCCGATGGCGCCGTCGAGTCGGTGGACCTGGTATCGGCCGAAGGGCCAAGCGATGCTGCCAAACGCGGCGCCTATGACATCGCGCGCCGCACGATCATGCGCTGTGCCAAGAACGGCGCGCTGCCGGCCGACAAATACGACCAGTGGCGCGAGATCACGATGGAATTCGACTATAATGCCATGCGCCTGCGATAG
- the pal gene encoding peptidoglycan-associated lipoprotein Pal produces the protein MRHLTKAALLIAALGLAACNNPDRYGQGGAGGAGGTGGYGAGGVGTTGLGDPNDPKSLAYFQQRVGDRVLFAVDQHTLSPDGRSVLSGQAQWLNANPHYAIIVEGHADEQGTREYNLALGARRAAAAQDYLISQGISPARLRTISYGKERPIEVCSTEACYSQNRRAVTVLSVGAGG, from the coding sequence ATGCGCCATCTTACCAAGGCCGCTCTGCTGATCGCCGCGCTCGGCCTCGCGGCGTGCAACAACCCCGATCGTTATGGCCAGGGCGGCGCAGGTGGCGCCGGCGGGACCGGCGGCTATGGCGCCGGCGGCGTGGGCACCACGGGTCTGGGCGACCCGAACGATCCGAAATCGCTGGCCTATTTCCAGCAGCGCGTCGGTGACCGCGTGCTGTTCGCGGTGGATCAGCACACGCTGTCGCCCGATGGGCGGTCGGTCCTGTCAGGGCAGGCGCAGTGGCTGAACGCCAACCCGCATTATGCCATCATCGTCGAAGGCCATGCCGACGAACAGGGCACCCGCGAATACAACCTTGCACTGGGCGCCCGCCGGGCGGCGGCTGCGCAGGATTACCTGATCTCGCAAGGCATCTCGCCCGCGCGGCTGCGGACCATCAGCTATGGCAAGGAACGTCCGATCGAGGTGTGTTCGACCGAAGCCTGCTATTCCCAGAACCGCCGCGCCGTGACGGTGTTGTCGGTCGGGGCTGGCGGCTGA
- the ybgF gene encoding tol-pal system protein YbgF codes for MRRLIVALTLALWPLAGAAQDRAETLADIRAELTQLGGELSSLRSELMTTGAVARPGGASMLERMEALESELMRLTGRTEELELRVNRVVADGTNRLGDLEFRVTELEGGDVSALPTTPSLGGDKPAAAAPATPKPQTAVGEQADFDRARGVLGQGDFRTAEGLFAAHAAAWPNGPLTGEVLFLRGEALEGLGDTAAAARSYLDSFSGYPDAPRAPEALVRLGRALGRLGQVHEACLTLGEVGVRYPGNPAEGLAQTERTALACP; via the coding sequence ATGCGCCGTCTGATCGTTGCGCTGACGCTGGCCCTGTGGCCGCTGGCAGGGGCCGCGCAGGACCGGGCCGAGACCCTGGCCGACATCCGCGCCGAGCTGACGCAGCTGGGGGGCGAACTGTCGTCGCTGCGGTCGGAACTGATGACGACCGGGGCGGTGGCCCGCCCCGGCGGTGCCAGCATGTTGGAACGCATGGAGGCGCTGGAATCCGAACTGATGCGCCTGACCGGCCGGACCGAGGAACTGGAACTGCGCGTGAACCGCGTGGTGGCCGATGGCACCAACCGGCTGGGCGATCTGGAATTCCGCGTCACCGAACTGGAAGGCGGCGACGTTTCGGCGCTGCCGACCACCCCGTCGCTGGGCGGCGACAAACCCGCAGCGGCCGCGCCGGCCACGCCCAAGCCGCAGACGGCCGTGGGCGAACAGGCGGATTTCGACCGGGCCCGGGGGGTGCTCGGTCAGGGTGACTTTCGCACCGCCGAAGGTCTCTTTGCGGCCCATGCCGCGGCCTGGCCGAACGGCCCCCTGACAGGCGAGGTGCTGTTCCTGCGCGGCGAGGCGCTGGAGGGGCTGGGCGATACCGCCGCCGCCGCCCGCAGCTATCTGGACAGCTTTTCCGGCTATCCCGATGCCCCCCGTGCCCCCGAGGCGCTGGTGCGCCTTGGCCGGGCGCTGGGGCGGCTGGGGCAGGTCCACGAGGCCTGCCTGACGCTGGGCGAGGTTGGCGTGCGCTACCCCGGCAACCCGGCCGAAGGGCTGGCCCAGACCGAACGCACGGCGTTGGCCTGCCCGTGA
- a CDS encoding quaternary amine ABC transporter ATP-binding protein produces the protein MTAAIDLDRVSIVFGDRPERALPLMDQGATRTEVQAASGQTLGVHDCSLSVAAGEIVVLMGLSGSGKSTLLRAVNGLNPVVRGTVRVGGVAVTGADAATLRDLRRRRIAMVFQQFGLLPWRSVAENVGLGLELAGVPAPERAPRVAEQLALVGLADWADRAVSDLSGGMQQRVGLARAFATQAPVLLLDEPFSALDPLIRRRLQDELLDHQRRLRRTMLFVSHDLDEAFRLGNRIALMEEGRIVQTGTAREIILRPASAHVAAFVAQMNPLEVLTARDVMGAGLVAEGAPVAPDMPLRAVMARLMQAEGALPVAEDGRIIGAVTRAGVLARLAE, from the coding sequence ATGACGGCAGCGATAGATCTGGACCGCGTGTCCATCGTGTTCGGCGACCGGCCGGAACGCGCGCTGCCCCTGATGGATCAGGGCGCGACCCGGACCGAGGTGCAGGCCGCCAGCGGCCAGACGCTGGGGGTGCATGACTGTTCGCTGTCGGTGGCGGCGGGCGAGATCGTGGTGCTGATGGGCCTGTCGGGATCGGGCAAATCCACCCTGCTGCGGGCGGTGAACGGGCTGAACCCGGTTGTGCGTGGCACGGTGCGGGTGGGCGGGGTTGCGGTGACCGGGGCCGATGCGGCCACGCTGCGCGACCTGCGGCGGCGGCGCATTGCCATGGTGTTCCAGCAGTTCGGCCTGCTGCCCTGGCGCAGCGTGGCGGAAAATGTCGGGCTGGGGCTGGAACTGGCCGGCGTGCCCGCACCCGAACGTGCGCCGCGCGTGGCCGAGCAGCTGGCGCTGGTCGGGCTGGCCGATTGGGCGGATCGGGCGGTATCGGACCTGTCGGGCGGCATGCAGCAGCGCGTCGGCCTGGCCCGCGCCTTTGCCACCCAGGCGCCGGTGCTGTTGCTGGACGAGCCGTTTTCGGCGCTGGATCCGCTGATCCGGCGGCGGTTGCAGGATGAACTGCTGGATCACCAGCGCCGGTTGCGCCGCACCATGCTGTTCGTCAGCCACGATCTGGACGAGGCGTTTCGTCTGGGCAACCGCATTGCCCTGATGGAGGAAGGCCGCATCGTGCAGACCGGCACCGCGCGCGAGATCATCTTGCGCCCGGCCTCTGCCCATGTGGCGGCCTTTGTCGCGCAGATGAACCCGCTGGAGGTGCTGACGGCCCGCGACGTGATGGGTGCCGGCCTGGTGGCCGAGGGGGCGCCGGTTGCGCCCGACATGCCGCTGCGCGCGGTGATGGCGCGGCTGATGCAGGCCGAAGGCGCGCTGCCGGTGGCCGAGGATGGCCGGATCATCGGCGCGGTCACGCGGGCTGGCGTGCTGGCGCGATTGGCGGAGTAG
- a CDS encoding ATP-binding protein, producing the protein MTAPGAAVARALAAMPPGPVAVAVSGGSDSLALLDLVATLADGQRVLAVTLDHGLRPEAAAEAAMVAQICADRGIAHTTLRWTGWDGSGNLQAAARAARYRLIGDWAAGQGGGAGVAGPYPR; encoded by the coding sequence GTGACCGCGCCGGGCGCCGCCGTTGCCCGGGCGCTGGCGGCGATGCCGCCGGGCCCGGTCGCCGTTGCGGTCTCGGGCGGCAGCGATTCCCTGGCCCTGCTGGATCTGGTGGCGACGCTGGCCGATGGCCAGCGCGTGCTGGCTGTCACGCTGGACCACGGGTTGCGCCCCGAGGCGGCGGCCGAGGCGGCGATGGTGGCGCAGATCTGTGCCGACCGGGGTATCGCGCATACCACGCTGCGCTGGACCGGCTGGGATGGCAGCGGCAACCTGCAAGCCGCGGCCCGCGCCGCGCGCTATCGGCTGATCGGCGATTGGGCGGCCGGGCAGGGGGGTGGCGCAGGTGTGGCTGGGCCATACCCGCGATGA
- a CDS encoding helix-turn-helix domain-containing protein has product MATQKLYAGTKLREVRGRIGLSQKAFAEKLGISLPYLNQMEHNHRPLSAAVVLRLAQEFGLDVTELTTGDSERLVSDMREALADPVFGQGLPPQTDLRLVAANAPGLARAFLNLHRAYRQASERLASLDEALGREDRTAAPSPWDEVRDFFHYCDNYIDAVDRSAERFAREAAGRDLVQAAVAALEARGIAVVVAETPLVRTYEPEAKRLTISARIPEATRRFQLLHQIALLTQDELLEATLDLARFQTPEARGIAKIGLANYFAGAAQMPYAAFLAAAQEERHDLERLADRFGASIEQVAHRLSTMQRPGLKGIPFFFVRVDQAGTITKRHSATRLQFARFGGACPLWNVHRAFETPGRFLRQLAQTPDGVRYLSLARDVTKPGGSFTAPVRRFAIGLGCEIAHAPSLVYADDLDLTRRFEPIGISCRICERPDCHQRSVPPLERRLAVDPDRRGVLPYGIPG; this is encoded by the coding sequence ATGGCCACGCAAAAGCTGTATGCCGGAACCAAGCTGCGCGAGGTGCGGGGCCGGATCGGCCTGTCGCAAAAGGCATTCGCGGAAAAGCTGGGAATCTCGCTGCCCTATCTGAACCAGATGGAACATAACCACCGCCCGCTGTCGGCGGCCGTGGTGCTGCGGTTGGCGCAGGAATTCGGGCTGGACGTGACCGAACTGACCACCGGGGATTCCGAGCGGCTGGTGTCCGACATGCGCGAGGCGCTGGCCGACCCGGTGTTCGGGCAGGGTCTGCCGCCGCAGACGGATCTGCGGCTGGTCGCCGCGAACGCGCCGGGGTTGGCGCGGGCGTTCCTGAACCTGCACCGCGCCTATCGGCAGGCGAGCGAACGGCTGGCCTCGCTGGACGAGGCGCTGGGGCGCGAGGACCGGACGGCGGCGCCCAGCCCCTGGGACGAGGTGCGCGATTTCTTCCACTATTGCGACAATTACATCGACGCGGTGGATCGCAGCGCCGAACGGTTCGCGCGCGAGGCGGCGGGGCGCGATCTGGTGCAGGCCGCCGTCGCCGCGCTGGAGGCGCGGGGCATTGCCGTGGTGGTGGCGGAAACCCCGCTGGTGCGCACCTATGAGCCCGAGGCGAAGCGGCTGACCATCTCGGCCCGCATCCCCGAGGCGACGCGGCGGTTCCAGCTGCTGCACCAGATCGCCTTGCTGACCCAGGACGAACTGCTGGAGGCGACGCTGGATCTGGCCCGGTTCCAGACGCCCGAGGCGCGGGGGATCGCCAAGATCGGGCTGGCGAACTACTTTGCCGGGGCCGCGCAGATGCCCTATGCCGCCTTCCTGGCCGCCGCGCAGGAAGAACGCCACGATCTGGAACGGCTGGCCGACCGCTTCGGCGCCAGCATCGAACAGGTGGCGCACCGGCTGTCGACCATGCAGCGGCCGGGGCTGAAGGGGATTCCGTTCTTTTTCGTCCGGGTGGATCAGGCCGGCACCATCACCAAGCGGCATTCGGCCACGCGGTTGCAGTTCGCGCGGTTTGGCGGGGCCTGCCCGCTGTGGAACGTGCATCGCGCGTTTGAAACGCCGGGCCGGTTCCTGCGGCAGCTGGCCCAGACGCCGGATGGCGTGCGCTACCTGAGCCTGGCGCGCGATGTGACCAAGCCGGGCGGCAGCTTCACCGCGCCGGTGCGCCGGTTTGCCATAGGCCTGGGCTGCGAGATCGCCCATGCGCCCAGCCTGGTCTATGCCGATGACCTGGACCTGACCCGGCGGTTCGAGCCGATCGGCATATCCTGCCGCATCTGCGAACGGCCCGATTGCCACCAGCGGTCGGTCCCGCCGCTGGAACGCCGGCTGGCGGTGGACCCCGACCGGAGGGGGGTTCTGCCCTATGGAATTCCCGGCTAG
- the choW gene encoding choline ABC transporter permease subunit, whose protein sequence is MDWITQTKIPVGRYAKAAFDWMQAHLGGLFDAVAAVLEAVIDAVLLVLQWPPDLAPLSPDYQPVYAPALHPLVIVALVVVLAWVLQRSWKVCLLVGLGFLFILNQGYWKATTESLALILTAGILCMGLGVPLGIAAAHRPRLYRLMQPVLDLMQTLPTFVYLIPAIVFFGLGMVPGLVATVIFVLPAPIRMTWLGISTTPPALAEAAEAFGATPMQKLWKVELPWARPQIMAGLNQTIMLSLSMVVIAALVGANGLGVPVVRALNSVNPALGFESGAVIVVLAIVLDRLLRKARK, encoded by the coding sequence ATGGACTGGATCACACAGACCAAAATCCCGGTCGGGCGCTATGCCAAGGCCGCCTTCGACTGGATGCAGGCGCATCTGGGCGGGCTGTTCGATGCCGTCGCCGCCGTGCTGGAGGCGGTGATCGACGCCGTTCTGCTGGTGCTGCAATGGCCGCCCGACCTTGCGCCGCTGTCGCCGGATTACCAGCCCGTCTATGCCCCCGCGCTGCATCCGCTGGTGATTGTGGCGCTGGTGGTGGTGCTGGCCTGGGTGTTGCAGCGCAGCTGGAAGGTCTGCCTGCTGGTCGGGCTGGGGTTCCTGTTCATCCTCAATCAGGGTTACTGGAAGGCCACGACCGAAAGCCTGGCGCTGATCCTGACCGCCGGCATCCTGTGCATGGGCCTTGGCGTGCCGCTGGGCATTGCCGCGGCGCATCGGCCGCGGCTTTACCGGCTGATGCAGCCGGTGCTGGACCTGATGCAGACATTGCCGACCTTTGTCTACCTGATCCCGGCCATCGTGTTCTTTGGCCTTGGCATGGTGCCGGGGCTGGTCGCCACGGTCATCTTCGTGCTGCCGGCGCCGATCCGCATGACCTGGCTGGGCATTTCCACCACGCCCCCCGCGCTGGCCGAGGCGGCCGAGGCCTTTGGCGCCACACCCATGCAGAAGCTGTGGAAGGTCGAGCTGCCCTGGGCGCGGCCGCAGATCATGGCGGGGCTGAACCAGACGATCATGCTGTCGCTGTCCATGGTCGTCATCGCGGCGCTGGTGGGGGCCAATGGCCTTGGCGTGCCAGTGGTGCGGGCGCTGAACAGCGTGAACCCCGCGCTGGGGTTCGAATCCGGGGCGGTCATCGTGGTGCTGGCCATTGTGCTGGACCGCCTGTTGCGAAAGGCCCGCAAATGA